The proteins below come from a single Spiroplasma endosymbiont of Atherix ibis genomic window:
- a CDS encoding nucleotide exchange factor GrpE gives MEKEKQKEILNLFESVKKELKVKSKQTKESKENKKEEEEEEELSAIEKLELEFVALNEEIARLKEAKLIAIADNQNTVRRFQNESILVRKYGGEKLASELIPAIDMFRGVLKSTPDNPEIKNYLMGFEMIINQIDQGLTNAGVSMIDVKPGDDFNPELHSAIEQIKSDEFETGKIVIIVSNGYKLHDRVIKHVAVKVAE, from the coding sequence ATGGAAAAAGAAAAACAAAAAGAAATTTTGAATTTATTTGAAAGTGTTAAAAAAGAACTGAAAGTAAAATCAAAACAAACAAAGGAAAGTAAAGAAAATAAAAAAGAAGAAGAAGAAGAAGAAGAGCTTTCTGCAATTGAAAAGTTAGAATTAGAATTTGTAGCTTTAAATGAAGAAATTGCAAGATTAAAAGAAGCAAAATTAATAGCAATTGCTGATAATCAAAATACAGTTAGAAGATTTCAAAATGAAAGTATTTTAGTTAGAAAATATGGTGGAGAAAAATTAGCTTCAGAATTAATACCAGCTATTGATATGTTTAGAGGAGTTTTAAAATCAACTCCAGATAATCCTGAAATTAAAAATTATTTAATGGGATTTGAAATGATTATAAATCAAATAGATCAAGGTTTAACAAATGCTGGTGTTTCAATGATAGATGTAAAACCTGGAGATGATTTTAATCCTGAATTACATTCAGCAATTGAACAAATAAAATCAGATGAATTTGAAACAGGAAAAATTGTAATTATTGTTTCAAATGGATATAAATTACACGATAGAGTTATAAAACATGTTGCTGTTAAAGTAGCAGAATAA
- the dnaK gene encoding molecular chaperone DnaK yields the protein MAKERIIGIDLGTTNSCVAIMEGGQPMVLENPEGQRTTPSVVAFKNSDIIVGGAAKRQSVTNPNTAISIKRDIGTTKKRNLEGKDYTPEQISAEILRYLKKYAEDKIGSKITKAVITVPAYFNDAQRKATKDAGKIAGLEVERIINEPTAAALAYGIDKQDKEMKVLVYDLGGGTFDVSLLELADGTYDVLATSGDNELGGDDFDQKIMDWISAEIKKEHNIDLSKDKMALQRFKEEAEKAKINLSSQVETEINLPFIAMNENGPVNFSTKLSRAEFEKMSKDLVERTRKPVEDAMKEAKLKSTEIDQVLLVGGSTRIPAVQELVKSLLGKEPNRTINPDEVVAMGAAIQGGVLAGDVTDVLLLDVTPLTLGIETMGGVMTPLIQRNTTIPTEKSQVFSTAVDNQPAVDINVLQGERPMAADNKSLGQFQLSGIKPAPKGTPQIEVTFKIDVNGIVSVTAKDKATNEEKTITISNSGSLSDAEIAKMVKEAEENQEADNKKRKNIELKNKSESYLNIIESSIKDAGTSMNEEQKKQSEDMAKEIRELIAKEDYEALEKKMNELEQAMKMASEIAAQQAQQAQSEPKKEDSIEEDKDKESK from the coding sequence ATGGCAAAAGAAAGAATTATAGGAATAGATTTAGGAACTACAAACTCATGTGTAGCTATTATGGAGGGTGGTCAACCAATGGTTCTTGAAAACCCAGAAGGTCAAAGAACTACACCATCTGTTGTTGCTTTTAAAAATAGTGATATTATTGTTGGGGGAGCTGCTAAAAGACAATCAGTTACTAATCCAAATACTGCAATATCAATAAAACGTGATATTGGAACAACTAAAAAAAGAAATTTGGAAGGGAAAGACTATACTCCTGAACAAATTTCTGCTGAAATTTTAAGATATTTAAAAAAATATGCTGAAGATAAAATAGGATCTAAAATTACAAAAGCTGTAATTACAGTTCCTGCATATTTCAATGATGCACAAAGAAAAGCTACAAAAGATGCTGGTAAAATAGCTGGTTTAGAAGTTGAAAGAATTATTAATGAACCTACAGCTGCAGCATTAGCATATGGAATTGATAAACAAGATAAAGAAATGAAAGTTCTAGTTTACGATTTGGGTGGAGGAACATTTGACGTTTCATTATTAGAATTAGCTGATGGAACTTATGATGTTTTAGCAACATCAGGAGATAATGAATTAGGTGGAGATGATTTTGACCAAAAAATTATGGACTGAATAAGTGCTGAAATAAAAAAAGAACATAATATAGACTTATCTAAAGATAAAATGGCTTTACAAAGATTTAAAGAAGAAGCTGAAAAAGCAAAAATTAATTTATCAAGTCAAGTTGAAACTGAAATTAATTTACCATTTATTGCAATGAATGAAAATGGACCAGTTAACTTCTCAACTAAATTATCAAGAGCAGAATTTGAGAAAATGTCTAAAGATTTAGTTGAAAGAACAAGAAAACCAGTTGAAGATGCTATGAAAGAAGCAAAATTAAAATCAACTGAAATTGATCAAGTTCTTTTAGTTGGAGGATCAACAAGAATTCCAGCAGTTCAAGAGTTAGTTAAATCATTATTAGGAAAAGAACCAAATAGAACTATTAACCCAGATGAAGTTGTTGCTATGGGAGCAGCTATTCAAGGTGGAGTTTTAGCTGGAGATGTAACAGATGTTTTATTATTAGATGTTACACCATTAACTTTGGGTATTGAAACAATGGGTGGAGTTATGACACCATTAATTCAAAGAAATACAACAATTCCAACAGAAAAATCACAAGTTTTCTCAACAGCAGTTGATAATCAACCAGCAGTTGATATTAATGTTTTACAAGGTGAAAGACCAATGGCAGCTGATAACAAGTCATTAGGACAATTCCAATTATCAGGAATTAAACCAGCTCCAAAAGGAACACCTCAAATTGAAGTTACTTTTAAAATCGATGTTAATGGAATTGTATCTGTTACTGCAAAAGATAAAGCTACTAATGAAGAAAAAACTATTACAATTTCAAACTCAGGAAGTTTATCAGATGCAGAAATTGCAAAAATGGTAAAAGAAGCAGAAGAGAATCAGGAAGCTGATAATAAAAAACGTAAAAATATCGAATTAAAAAATAAATCTGAAAGTTACTTAAATATAATTGAATCTTCAATAAAAGACGCAGGTACTTCAATGAATGAAGAGCAAAAAAAACAATCAGAAGATATGGCAAAAGAAATTCGTGAATTAATTGCTAAAGAAGATTATGAAGCTTTAGAGAAAAAAATGAATGAATTAGAACAAGCAATGAAAATGGCTTCAGAAATAGCAGCGCAACAAGCGCAACAAGCACAATCTGAACCTAAAAAAGAAGATTCAATAGAAGAAGATAAAGATAAAGAATCTAAATAA
- the dnaJ gene encoding molecular chaperone DnaJ — translation MAKRDYYEILGIVKSASEDEIKKAYRKLAKKYHPDICKEPNAEEKFKEATEAAEVLLDANKRQAYDQFGHECLNDMGSGFGGGFGDFFSNMGGASDFFSDIFSNFFGGRGGSSRKRSSRGKDIVISVSLKLKELLFGVDKEIDLDLISKCDDCDGIGAKSKSDIVECEVCKGHGVVTILQDMGIAKFQTQQTCPKCKGNGKENKNPCKSCRGDGTVIKKEKVIMPIPKGLAPDQQIVLRNAGNYSIEGGERGHLYVDVHLKASRNVTIVNDFDIKFKFDISYLDALLANEISIKTLDGNINIKIPKGIKNGEIINVKNHGLYKGVKSSHRGNLLLQVNIVIPKEIDKNEKEKLENILKSTDFKVTNNLEE, via the coding sequence ATGGCTAAAAGAGATTATTATGAAATCTTAGGTATTGTAAAATCAGCATCAGAGGATGAAATAAAAAAAGCTTATCGTAAATTAGCTAAAAAATACCATCCCGATATTTGTAAAGAACCAAATGCAGAAGAAAAATTTAAAGAAGCTACTGAAGCAGCTGAGGTACTTTTAGATGCAAATAAGCGTCAAGCCTATGATCAATTTGGTCATGAATGTCTAAACGATATGGGTTCTGGTTTTGGTGGTGGATTTGGAGACTTTTTCTCAAATATGGGTGGAGCAAGTGATTTTTTCTCAGATATTTTCTCTAATTTTTTTGGAGGAAGAGGAGGCTCTTCTAGAAAGCGATCATCAAGAGGTAAAGATATTGTAATAAGTGTTAGTTTGAAACTTAAAGAATTATTATTTGGAGTAGATAAAGAAATTGATTTAGATTTAATTTCTAAATGTGATGATTGTGATGGAATTGGAGCAAAAAGTAAATCTGATATAGTAGAATGTGAAGTATGTAAGGGTCATGGAGTAGTTACAATATTACAAGATATGGGTATTGCTAAATTCCAAACTCAACAAACTTGTCCAAAATGTAAAGGAAATGGAAAAGAAAATAAAAATCCATGTAAAAGTTGTAGAGGTGATGGAACAGTAATTAAAAAAGAAAAAGTTATAATGCCAATACCAAAAGGCTTAGCACCAGATCAACAAATTGTTTTAAGAAATGCTGGTAATTATTCTATTGAAGGAGGAGAACGTGGTCATTTATACGTAGACGTTCATTTAAAAGCTTCAAGAAACGTTACTATAGTTAATGATTTTGATATTAAATTTAAATTTGATATTAGTTATTTAGATGCTCTTTTGGCAAATGAAATCTCAATTAAAACTTTAGATGGAAATATTAATATAAAAATTCCAAAAGGTATTAAAAATGGGGAAATTATAAATGTAAAAAATCATGGTTTATACAAAGGTGTTAAATCATCGCATAGAGGTAATTTATTATTACAAGTAAATATAGTTATTCCAAAAGAAATTGATAAAAATGAAAAAGAAAAACTAGAAAATATTTTAAAATCAACTGATTTTAAAGTTACAAATAATTTAGAAGAATAA
- the mnmA gene encoding tRNA 2-thiouridine(34) synthase MnmA: MKNKKVIVGLSGGVDSSVTAAILLEKGYEVEGIFMRNWDSNLNNDILGNNLQTNICPQEQDYLDAKKVAEKLNIKIHRIDFIKEYWDFVFEYFVKEYKKGRTPNPDILCNKYIKFDKFLDYAINELGADYIAMGHYAGVRVNKKTNEFELIRGMDDNKDQSYFLCELNQNQLSKTLFPLQAFEKSQIREIAKKYKLITAEKKDSTGICFIGERNFTKFLQNYIPNQPGDIVYIKTNKKIAEHIGVMYYTIGQRKGLNLGGQKEPYYVAKKDIENKILYVAPLSDENYLESKSCIIEKFNFISSCKNYFKDNKFECSAKFRYRQKDIKVEVEVLKKDKILITYKEPVRAVTEGQQAVLYLNELCLGGGVIDKVFK; this comes from the coding sequence ATGAAAAATAAAAAAGTTATTGTTGGTCTTAGCGGTGGAGTAGATTCTTCTGTTACAGCAGCTATATTATTAGAAAAAGGTTATGAAGTTGAGGGAATATTTATGAGAAATTGAGATAGTAACTTAAATAATGACATTCTAGGAAATAATTTGCAAACAAATATTTGTCCTCAAGAACAAGATTATCTAGATGCTAAAAAAGTGGCAGAAAAGTTAAATATAAAAATTCATAGAATAGATTTTATTAAAGAATATTGAGACTTTGTTTTTGAATATTTTGTTAAAGAATATAAAAAGGGAAGAACACCAAATCCTGATATTTTATGTAATAAGTATATTAAATTTGATAAATTTTTAGATTATGCAATTAATGAATTAGGTGCAGATTATATAGCAATGGGACATTATGCTGGAGTTAGAGTAAATAAAAAAACAAATGAATTTGAATTAATAAGAGGCATGGATGATAATAAAGATCAAAGTTATTTTTTATGTGAATTAAATCAAAACCAACTTTCTAAAACTTTATTTCCTTTACAAGCTTTTGAAAAAAGTCAAATAAGAGAAATTGCAAAAAAATATAAATTAATTACAGCTGAAAAAAAAGATTCTACAGGAATTTGTTTTATTGGTGAAAGAAATTTTACAAAATTTTTACAAAATTATATTCCAAATCAACCAGGAGATATTGTTTATATAAAAACAAATAAGAAAATTGCAGAACATATTGGCGTAATGTATTATACAATTGGACAAAGAAAAGGTTTAAATCTTGGGGGTCAAAAAGAACCGTATTATGTAGCTAAAAAAGATATAGAAAATAAAATACTTTATGTAGCACCTTTAAGTGATGAAAATTATTTAGAATCTAAAAGCTGTATAATTGAAAAATTCAATTTTATATCAAGTTGTAAAAATTATTTTAAAGATAATAAATTTGAATGTAGTGCAAAGTTTAGATATAGACAAAAAGATATAAAAGTTGAAGTAGAAGTGTTAAAAAAGGATAAAATATTAATAACTTATAAAGAACCAGTAAGAGCTGTAACAGAAGGGCAACAAGCAGTATTATATTTAAATGAACTATGTCTTGGTGGGGGAGTTATTGATAAAGTTTTTAAATAA
- a CDS encoding DUF2779 domain-containing protein → MKNNIKVSKEDFKRYMSECPKIAWIFYSIDNFKRVIDLKKKKIIETHYKVSLDSDEDWDTSSGFNALDLYSNLLEKSDHELTKSELAQKEILIKQMEDINGFEISGLPAETIVDGNAVGDAAREYFIEELYKENLKNKTNYEYLDFQEKTYQESIEETKEALKGNKIKYLFEPSFEYMNEMLKVRCDILINHGNRHVTIIEFKASTTSKIVHFFDVMYQKKVLEKNGYIVDDVKIGLINKNYVRGIGIDENRTNFSIISRKLDFEKDIKPFLKNLFIPKSDESDLNYKELIRITTKLETSKKNIGINEMIICMEENGFDFDEKILEISKYLQDSKNIFNIECEKVAFEYAKKSYKMKKSICYHIVSYYDKEKFNLYELTRFKSNAAIIHSRKPDSIYIENINNFTDSIFFEKDKLLFGQDELRILQNVQSYLKKGFLSSKEIIKENAYDTLINLLKDYYKYPVYMYDFETVKWAVPKYDNSWSYEQIPFQYSIHVINNPNYDFNDSKNTMEHSNFIANKQEDPIPEFLFNFIKDCFAYGPGIYVAYNKSFERSVIKNLIYSYPDFSAPLEFIYNNTIDLMEFFKKGKNNWIIYHPDFRGSYSIKKTQPALDHSLSYKDLKINKGDKASQTFRQFLDNVINQQEYEVILKEDMLKYCDRDTLAMIVVLQKIVDIVKQYNPDFMKDINRLLEEEKNV, encoded by the coding sequence ATGAAAAATAATATAAAAGTTTCAAAAGAAGATTTTAAAAGATATATGAGTGAATGTCCTAAAATAGCTTGAATCTTTTATAGTATTGATAACTTTAAGCGTGTAATTGATTTAAAAAAGAAAAAAATAATTGAAACCCATTATAAAGTTTCTCTTGACAGTGATGAAGATTGAGATACTTCATCTGGTTTTAATGCTCTAGATTTATATTCAAATCTTTTAGAAAAAAGTGATCATGAATTAACAAAATCAGAACTTGCTCAAAAAGAAATACTTATAAAACAAATGGAAGATATAAATGGATTTGAAATTTCTGGACTTCCAGCTGAAACTATAGTTGATGGTAATGCAGTTGGAGATGCAGCAAGAGAATATTTTATAGAAGAACTTTATAAAGAAAATTTAAAAAACAAAACTAATTATGAATATTTAGATTTTCAAGAAAAAACTTATCAGGAAAGTATTGAAGAAACTAAAGAAGCGTTAAAAGGTAATAAGATTAAATATTTGTTTGAACCTTCATTTGAATATATGAATGAAATGTTAAAAGTAAGATGTGATATTCTTATTAATCATGGAAATAGACATGTGACAATAATTGAATTTAAAGCTTCAACAACTTCTAAAATAGTTCATTTTTTTGATGTAATGTATCAAAAAAAAGTTCTTGAAAAAAATGGATATATTGTTGATGATGTAAAAATTGGTTTAATAAATAAAAATTATGTAAGAGGAATTGGTATAGATGAAAATAGAACAAATTTCTCTATAATTTCAAGAAAATTAGATTTTGAAAAAGATATAAAACCTTTTTTAAAAAATTTGTTTATTCCAAAAAGTGATGAGTCAGATTTAAATTATAAAGAACTAATAAGAATAACAACAAAATTAGAAACTTCTAAAAAAAATATTGGTATTAATGAAATGATAATTTGTATGGAAGAGAATGGTTTTGATTTTGATGAAAAAATCTTAGAAATTTCAAAATATCTTCAAGATTCCAAAAATATTTTTAATATTGAGTGTGAAAAAGTAGCTTTTGAATATGCTAAAAAATCCTATAAAATGAAAAAATCTATTTGTTATCATATTGTTTCTTATTATGATAAAGAAAAATTTAATTTATATGAATTAACAAGATTTAAATCAAATGCAGCTATTATTCATTCTAGAAAACCAGATAGTATTTATATTGAAAATATTAATAATTTTACAGATAGTATTTTTTTTGAAAAAGATAAACTTTTATTTGGTCAAGATGAGTTAAGAATTTTGCAAAATGTTCAAAGTTATTTAAAAAAAGGATTTCTTTCATCTAAAGAAATTATTAAAGAAAATGCTTATGATACTTTAATTAATTTATTAAAAGATTATTATAAATATCCTGTTTATATGTATGATTTTGAAACAGTTAAATGAGCTGTTCCCAAATATGATAATTCATGATCTTATGAACAAATACCATTTCAATATTCTATTCATGTAATAAATAATCCTAATTATGATTTTAATGATTCAAAAAATACAATGGAGCACTCAAACTTTATTGCAAATAAACAAGAAGATCCAATACCAGAATTTTTATTTAATTTTATAAAAGATTGCTTTGCTTATGGACCTGGAATATATGTTGCTTATAATAAATCATTTGAAAGAAGTGTTATTAAAAATTTAATATATTCTTATCCTGATTTTTCAGCTCCTTTAGAATTTATTTATAATAACACGATTGATTTAATGGAATTTTTTAAAAAAGGAAAAAATAATTGAATTATTTATCATCCTGATTTTAGAGGATCATATTCAATTAAAAAAACTCAACCAGCACTTGATCATTCATTAAGTTATAAAGATTTAAAAATAAATAAAGGAGATAAAGCAAGTCAAACTTTTAGACAATTTTTGGACAATGTAATTAATCAGCAAGAATATGAAGTTATCTTGAAAGAAGATATGCTTAAATATTGTGACAGAGATACACTTGCTATGATTGTAGTATTGCAAAAGATTGTAGATATTGTAAAACAATATAATCCTGATTTTATGAAAGATATTAATAGATTATTGGAGGAAGAGAAAAATGTATAA
- the fmt gene encoding methionyl-tRNA formyltransferase, with translation MYKVVFCGTPQISVEILKALEKINVEIVGVITQPDKQVGRKKEIKFSEVKEYCLTKKYKLFQPYKISEIEDQLKDLKPDFMLTCAYGQFISDSILNIFKNCINTHASILPKYRGGSPIQFAIMNGDKKTGISLMKMVKKMDAGEVYYQEEIDIDENDDSATLFEKMAILGKKMIKEKLMAIFDGKLVGQKQDESKVTFAYNLKNEEEKINWNKSAVEINNFIRALSPKPIAFTFFNNERIKIKKSRVIKDKENLITINKTFSTGEVVLIDKEGIIVNTANGYLKILELQRQGKNMVKASTFYDPNSLIKIGTKFE, from the coding sequence ATGTATAAAGTAGTATTTTGTGGAACACCTCAAATCTCTGTTGAAATTTTAAAAGCATTAGAAAAAATAAATGTAGAAATTGTAGGTGTAATTACTCAACCAGATAAACAAGTTGGACGAAAAAAAGAAATAAAATTCTCTGAAGTAAAAGAATATTGTTTAACAAAAAAATATAAATTATTTCAACCTTATAAAATATCTGAAATTGAAGATCAATTAAAAGATTTAAAACCAGATTTTATGTTAACTTGTGCTTATGGTCAATTTATTAGTGATTCAATTTTAAACATATTTAAAAATTGTATAAATACTCATGCAAGTATTTTGCCAAAATATCGAGGAGGAAGTCCTATTCAGTTTGCAATTATGAATGGAGATAAAAAAACAGGTATTTCTTTAATGAAAATGGTTAAAAAAATGGATGCAGGAGAAGTTTATTATCAAGAAGAAATAGATATTGATGAAAATGATGATTCAGCTACTTTATTTGAAAAAATGGCAATTCTTGGAAAAAAAATGATTAAAGAAAAATTAATGGCTATATTTGATGGAAAATTAGTTGGACAAAAACAAGATGAAAGTAAAGTTACTTTTGCATATAATTTAAAAAATGAAGAAGAAAAAATTAATTGAAATAAATCTGCTGTTGAAATCAATAATTTTATAAGAGCTTTAAGTCCTAAACCTATAGCATTTACTTTTTTTAATAATGAAAGAATAAAAATTAAAAAATCTAGAGTTATTAAAGATAAAGAGAATTTAATAACAATTAATAAAACATTTTCAACAGGAGAAGTTGTTTTAATAGATAAAGAAGGTATTATTGTAAATACAGCAAATGGTTATCTAAAAATTTTGGAATTACAAAGACAAGGAAAAAATATGGTAAAAGCTTCTACTTTTTATGATCCTAATTCATTAATAAAAATAGGAACTAAATTTGAATAG
- the efp gene encoding elongation factor P — protein sequence MSVNDLRPGNTFLYDGNIFVVLENSFSKTGRQQGKVTVKVKNLRTAARVEITFTGGEKVEKALIEKKDMQFLYNDGKNCVLMNIETYEQVEIASSKLELELKFITDGIMVKMTEYNGEILGITIPEKIELTIVEAEPAVKGDTTSGAQKKAKVETGLEITVPLFIKEGEKVLINTTDGKYSGRAN from the coding sequence ATGTCAGTAAACGATTTAAGACCTGGAAATACATTCTTATATGATGGAAATATTTTTGTTGTTTTGGAAAACTCATTTTCTAAAACAGGAAGACAACAAGGAAAAGTAACAGTTAAAGTTAAGAATCTTAGAACTGCTGCTAGAGTTGAAATTACATTTACAGGTGGAGAAAAAGTAGAAAAAGCTTTAATTGAAAAAAAAGATATGCAATTTTTATATAATGATGGAAAAAATTGTGTATTAATGAACATTGAAACTTATGAACAAGTTGAAATTGCATCATCAAAATTAGAGTTAGAACTTAAGTTTATAACTGATGGAATTATGGTAAAAATGACAGAATATAATGGTGAAATTTTAGGAATTACAATTCCTGAAAAAATTGAACTTACAATAGTAGAAGCAGAACCTGCTGTAAAAGGCGATACAACTAGTGGTGCTCAAAAAAAAGCAAAAGTTGAAACAGGATTAGAAATTACAGTTCCTTTATTTATTAAAGAGGGAGAAAAAGTCCTAATTAATACAACAGATGGTAAATATTCTGGAAGAGCAAATTAA
- a CDS encoding MMB_0454 family protein, with translation MYISIERNSRGFLEIDEKILSKIIEFDVRSNAKGFRDIQASVSIHQETNLFIVVRIYTMEKGLFSMDGAKVTSIINDSFYKTLGIKPKNIAFAFIK, from the coding sequence ATGTACATTTCTATAGAAAGAAATTCTAGAGGTTTTCTAGAAATAGATGAAAAAATATTAAGCAAAATAATTGAATTTGATGTTCGTTCAAATGCAAAAGGATTTAGAGATATTCAAGCTTCAGTAAGTATTCATCAAGAAACTAATTTATTTATTGTTGTTAGAATTTATACTATGGAAAAAGGATTATTTTCTATGGATGGTGCAAAAGTAACTTCAATAATTAATGATTCTTTTTATAAAACCTTAGGAATTAAACCAAAAAACATAGCATTTGCATTTATAAAATAG